The Agrococcus sp. ProA11 genomic sequence GATCGACGCATTCGCTGCGGGTGAGACGACCGCGACCGACACGCTGCAGGAGGCTGCGAGCCACGTCGTCGGCACCTCTGAGGTGCTCGCTGGTGGCCTTGCCACGGCAGCCGGCCTCGAGGGTGACGTCGCCGACGAGGCTTCGACGCTGCGCACGCAGCTCGTCGCAGGCCTGCAGGAGCACGTCTACCTCGCCGGCATCACCGTCTTCACCGCCTACACCGCCGAGGACGGCGTCGAGTCGCCGGCCTTCGAGGGCGCGGCGGCCACGCTCGACGCGAACTCGGTGGCACTCAGCGAGGCCATCGGCACGCTTGCAGGCGAGGAGAACGGCACGGCATTCCTCGGCCTGTGGCGCGAGCACATCGGCTACTTCGTCGACTACGCGACGGCTATCGCAACCGATGACCAGGCTGCGGCAGACCAGGCGCTGATGGATCTGGACGGCTACCGTCCCACGGCTGGCGCCTTCTTCGAGGAGATCTCGGGCGGCGAGCTGCCGGCCGACGCCATCGCAGAGGGCCTCGGCACGCACGTCGAGACGCTCGCGGGTGCGATCGACTCGCTCAAGGAGCAGCTGGTCGACGCCGGTTGAGCATGAACGTCAGTTGACGCATGCATGATCGGAGGGCCGCGGCGTTCGCGTCGCGGCCCTCCGTCGTGCGCGCGGGCGCCAGCCCGCGGTCAGGTGAGCGGCGGCACCTCGACGAAACTGCCGAGCTTCGGATCCCGACCGTCGCCGGAGGAGCGGCCGGTGAAGCGACGGCCAAGCCATGGCAGCACGAACTCTCGGTAGTACGCCAGGTCCCGCCGGCCCTCCGCGGTGGTCGCCGCCGCGAGATCGCGCCAGCTCTCCGGGGCTTCGCGTCCCAGCGCCCGCAGCACATTGCGCGCGACGTGGGCGTGTCCGGCGGCGTTGAGATGCAACCGGTCGACCGACCAGAAGCGTGCACCGCGCAGCTCGGAGTCGGCCCAGTTGTCGACGTAGGGGGCATCCAGGTCACCGATGCGCCGCTCGACCGCGCGGGCGAGCGCGTCGCCGCGCCGCTGCATGACGGCGCCGATCGGCATCACCTGGCTGGGATTGCCTCCCGAGAGCAGGATGGGCCGGATGCCCGCGTCGGCGATGCGATGGGCAGCCTCGGCAAGGCGTTCGGCCACGTGCTCGATCGAGACGCGCGGGCGCATGATGTCGTTCCCGCCGCCGTTGATCGAGATCGCATCCGGCTGCATCGCGATCGCCGCATCGAGCTGCCCGTGCAGGATGCCCGCGAGCTTCCGGCCGCGGATGGCCAGGTTGGCATAGCGCACCGGGGCTCCCTGCGCGGTGGCGAGACCAGCGGCGACGAAGTCGGCCCAGCCGCGCACCGATCCGTCCGGCAACTCGTCGCCGACGCCCTCGGTGAAGCTGTCGCCCACGGCGACGAACGATCGGATCTCCTGCACGGTGTCGGCCACCGGCCCAGCCTACGGCCGTCGGCCAGCGCGCAACCACGATGGTGCGCAGGCTAGGCCCGGGTGCGCAGGCTGGGCCCGGGTGCGCAGGCCGGGCCCGGGTGCGCAGGCTAGGCCCGGGTGCGCAGGCTAGGCCCGGGTGCGCAGGCTAGGCTGGACGACGACACGGGAGTCCGGTGCGCCGGGCTGAGAGGAAGATCGCAATCTTCGACCGTCATACCTGATCTGGATCATGCCAGCGCAGGGAGACACAACACCCGTGCCATCTCACGCAGAGAAAGGCACTTGGAATGACCACCACATCCACCACCGCCGTCGCTTCGCCACGCGCACGCACGAGCCGCTGGCGCGTCGTCGACATCGTCGTGGCCGCCGTGCTCGGCGTCGCCACGGGCCTGCTGTTCGTGCTCTGGAACGGCGTCGGCTACGTCTGGTTCAGCGCCATGGACGCGCTCACGCCCGGCTTCGGCGGCCTCGCCGCCGGCATCTGGCTGATCGGCGGCGTCTTGGGCGGCCTCATCATCCGCAAGCCGGGAGCGGCCCTGTTCGTCGAGCTGCTCGCGGCGACCGTCTCGATGCTGCTGGGCAGCCAGTGGGCGATCGAGACCGTCTACGCCGGCATCGCGCAGGGGCTCGGGGCAGAGCTCGTGTTCCTGCTCTTCGCCTACCGCCGCTTCGGCCTCGGCGTCGCGATGCTCGCCGGCGTCGGCGCCGCTGTCGCCGCGTGGGTGCTCGAGCTGTTCACCTCCGGCAACCTCGCGATGAGCGCGGAGTTCCTCATGATCTATCTCGCATGCCTGGCCGTGTCGGGCGCGCTGCTTGCCGGACTCGTCGGATGGCTGCTGACGCGGGCGCTGGCCTCCACGGGTGTGCTCGATCGATTCGCCTCTGGTCGGTCGCGCCGCACGTGAGCGGCTCGCGCATCCGCGCGAGCGGATGGGGCTGGCGGCACGCCGGGCGCGACGCGCCCGCGCTCGCCGGGCTGGATCTCGACATCCG encodes the following:
- a CDS encoding SGNH/GDSL hydrolase family protein, whose product is MADTVQEIRSFVAVGDSFTEGVGDELPDGSVRGWADFVAAGLATAQGAPVRYANLAIRGRKLAGILHGQLDAAIAMQPDAISINGGGNDIMRPRVSIEHVAERLAEAAHRIADAGIRPILLSGGNPSQVMPIGAVMQRRGDALARAVERRIGDLDAPYVDNWADSELRGARFWSVDRLHLNAAGHAHVARNVLRALGREAPESWRDLAAATTAEGRRDLAYYREFVLPWLGRRFTGRSSGDGRDPKLGSFVEVPPLT
- a CDS encoding ECF transporter S component, producing MTTTSTTAVASPRARTSRWRVVDIVVAAVLGVATGLLFVLWNGVGYVWFSAMDALTPGFGGLAAGIWLIGGVLGGLIIRKPGAALFVELLAATVSMLLGSQWAIETVYAGIAQGLGAELVFLLFAYRRFGLGVAMLAGVGAAVAAWVLELFTSGNLAMSAEFLMIYLACLAVSGALLAGLVGWLLTRALASTGVLDRFASGRSRRT